From a single Clostridium isatidis genomic region:
- a CDS encoding QueT transporter family protein, translated as MRNNLTSRLVKTALVAAIYVAITLIISPIAYGNIQFRLSEILVLLSFADPLYILGLTLGCFVANFNSPLGPIDVGLGTFATFLSVSSIYFTSKYMKNGKMSLFIASLWPTIFNGIIVGWELNFMFSLPLTLSILQVALGEFVVVSIIGVPVMSKLFKKYSFKVTERAV; from the coding sequence ATGAGAAATAATTTAACAAGCAGATTAGTTAAGACTGCATTAGTTGCAGCAATTTATGTAGCGATAACATTAATAATATCACCAATTGCTTATGGAAATATTCAATTTAGATTATCAGAAATACTGGTATTGCTATCATTTGCAGATCCTCTATATATACTAGGTTTAACTTTAGGCTGTTTTGTAGCAAACTTTAATAGTCCATTAGGTCCAATAGATGTTGGACTAGGTACTTTTGCTACTTTTTTAAGTGTTTCATCTATATATTTTACGTCTAAATATATGAAAAATGGAAAAATGAGCTTATTTATAGCGTCATTATGGCCTACAATATTTAACGGCATTATAGTTGGCTGGGAATTAAACTTTATGTTTAGTTTACCTTTAACACTTTCAATCTTACAAGTTGCCCTAGGTGAATTTGTAGTGGTATCTATTATAGGAGTTCCTGTAATGTCAAAATTGTTTAAAAAATATTCTTTTAAAGTTACAGAAAGAGCTGTTTAA
- a CDS encoding aminotransferase class I/II-fold pyridoxal phosphate-dependent enzyme, whose product MNLEKMILKNVRDMPPSGIRKYFDLINEMEDVISLGVGEPDFVTPWNVIEAGIYSLEKGHTHYSSNAGFIELRNEISKYLNRRFNLNYNPKDEILVTVGGSEGIDLALRALCGPGDEVIIPEPSFVAYKGCTTFCGAKPVTINLRKEDEFKLTKELLEEAITERTKVIVIPFPNNPTGAIMTREELKEIVDVLKDKDIIILSDEIYAELTYEKQHVSIASFEEVKDKTLVINGFSKAYAMTGWRLGYVCGNSILIDALKKIHQYAIMCSPTTAQFAAIEALKNGDDSVREMNKEYNRRRRVLVDGFRSMGLECFEPLGALYVFPSIKATGLSSDEFCEKLLVEEKVLAVPGSAFGECGEGYIRACYASSMEDLLEAVKRISRFVRKYM is encoded by the coding sequence ATGAATTTAGAAAAGATGATCTTAAAGAATGTTAGAGATATGCCTCCTTCTGGTATTAGAAAATATTTTGATTTAATCAATGAAATGGAAGATGTAATATCTTTAGGGGTTGGAGAGCCTGATTTTGTAACTCCTTGGAATGTTATTGAAGCTGGGATATATTCTTTAGAAAAAGGACATACTCACTATTCCTCAAATGCTGGATTTATTGAACTTAGAAATGAAATTTCAAAATATTTAAATAGAAGATTTAACTTAAATTATAATCCAAAGGACGAAATATTAGTTACTGTAGGAGGAAGTGAGGGGATTGATCTTGCTTTAAGAGCCTTATGTGGGCCAGGTGATGAAGTAATAATTCCTGAACCTAGTTTTGTTGCATATAAAGGATGTACAACATTTTGTGGTGCTAAACCAGTAACTATAAATTTAAGAAAAGAAGATGAGTTTAAATTAACAAAAGAATTATTAGAAGAAGCAATTACTGAAAGGACAAAAGTTATAGTAATTCCTTTTCCGAACAATCCTACTGGTGCTATAATGACAAGAGAAGAATTAAAAGAGATAGTTGATGTTTTAAAAGATAAGGACATAATTATCCTTTCGGATGAGATATATGCAGAGCTTACATATGAGAAACAGCACGTATCAATAGCTAGCTTTGAGGAAGTTAAAGATAAAACTTTAGTTATTAACGGATTTTCTAAAGCTTATGCAATGACAGGCTGGAGGCTTGGCTATGTTTGCGGTAATAGCATTTTAATAGATGCACTAAAGAAGATTCATCAATATGCTATAATGTGTTCTCCAACTACAGCACAATTTGCAGCAATAGAGGCTTTAAAAAATGGTGATGATAGTGTTAGAGAAATGAATAAAGAATATAATAGAAGACGAAGAGTCTTAGTTGATGGTTTTAGAAGTATGGGACTTGAATGTTTTGAACCTTTAGGGGCATTATATGTTTTCCCTTCAATAAAGGCTACTGGATTAAGTTCAGACGAATTTTGTGAAAAATTATTAGTTGAAGAAAAAGTGCTAGCAGTTCCTGGAAGTGCTTTTGGTGAGTGTGGAGAAGGTTATATAAGAGCCTGCTATGCTTCTTCTATGGAGGATTTATTGGAAGCTGTAAAAAGAATCAGTAGATTTGTAAGAAAATATATGTAA
- a CDS encoding methyl-accepting chemotaxis protein, which produces MFKSLKAKIIGSMIMFTFVCALTFTFISVNEIRTTVTNQMKNDGANIATIINREIGEYVLKDTEKIEKIFKEIKEESQNNIKYISLVDKNTKIIASTESNLDTISSTSEVLDSVSSASKETSENGETEGADIDTNSVNKGQASGYIFVTEEGEKVYNVSTPFYENGELLGTIGIGIALNDMNNMITDSLEKIIITAISVMIIATIFGIVIAKNLINPIRDIISKLDYFSKGDFTVQFNSKKKDETRNLTDALNNSIVMIKNMIIETKEDVAKLVDISNNMKLSGESVVGASKGISQVISEVAQGTERQSNNVNKITNVLEDFINNLNKIQDNVQETTKSSKTIETTADLGAEKLESLINSIEDLRISFNNTLLSIQNLNEDAYKINEIMNVINDVANQTNLLALNAAIEAARAGEAGKGFSIVADEIRKLAEEVMTSSSSIRTIIDSVVSSVEFASNTTNEISSKMSNQVSIIDSTKEAFKNIQSEVHIITPQFENILNSLSDRLSEQDLILNKVQEVAMISEQIAASSEEISASAEENTETMEELANLVDKVDDMTKRLNKSLGKFKV; this is translated from the coding sequence ATGTTCAAATCACTTAAAGCAAAAATAATTGGGTCTATGATAATGTTTACATTTGTTTGCGCTTTAACCTTTACATTTATTTCGGTTAATGAAATAAGAACTACGGTAACAAATCAAATGAAAAATGATGGAGCAAACATAGCGACAATCATTAATAGAGAAATTGGGGAATATGTATTAAAAGATACTGAAAAGATTGAAAAGATATTTAAAGAAATTAAAGAAGAAAGTCAAAATAATATTAAATACATATCTCTAGTAGATAAAAATACAAAAATAATTGCTTCAACAGAAAGCAATTTGGATACTATATCTTCCACTTCTGAGGTGCTTGATTCCGTTTCATCTGCTAGTAAAGAAACTTCTGAAAATGGGGAAACAGAAGGAGCAGATATTGATACAAACTCAGTAAATAAAGGACAAGCTTCAGGATATATATTTGTTACAGAAGAAGGGGAGAAAGTTTATAATGTTTCTACACCCTTTTATGAAAATGGGGAATTACTTGGAACAATAGGAATTGGCATTGCATTAAATGATATGAATAACATGATTACTGATAGTTTAGAAAAAATTATAATTACGGCTATATCAGTAATGATTATTGCTACAATCTTTGGGATTGTTATTGCAAAAAACTTAATTAATCCAATTAGAGATATAATAAGTAAATTAGATTATTTTTCTAAAGGTGATTTTACTGTTCAATTTAATAGTAAGAAGAAAGATGAAACAAGGAATTTAACTGATGCCCTTAACAATTCAATAGTTATGATTAAAAATATGATAATAGAAACAAAAGAAGATGTAGCTAAATTAGTTGATATCTCAAATAATATGAAGCTTTCTGGTGAAAGTGTTGTAGGAGCGAGCAAAGGGATATCGCAGGTTATTTCCGAAGTAGCTCAAGGTACTGAGAGGCAAAGTAATAATGTGAATAAAATTACTAATGTATTGGAAGATTTTATTAATAATCTTAATAAGATACAAGATAATGTGCAAGAAACAACAAAGAGCAGTAAAACAATTGAGACTACTGCTGATCTAGGAGCTGAAAAACTGGAAAGTTTAATTAATTCAATAGAAGATTTAAGAATTAGTTTTAATAATACATTATTAAGTATACAGAATTTAAATGAAGACGCTTATAAAATTAATGAGATTATGAATGTAATAAATGATGTTGCAAATCAAACAAATCTTTTAGCTCTCAATGCTGCTATTGAAGCTGCAAGAGCTGGTGAGGCTGGTAAGGGTTTTTCTATAGTAGCTGATGAGATTAGAAAGTTAGCAGAGGAAGTAATGACTTCTTCAAGCAGCATTAGAACAATAATAGATAGCGTTGTTTCCAGTGTTGAATTTGCTTCTAATACAACTAATGAAATTTCATCCAAAATGAGTAATCAAGTGTCTATAATAGATAGTACAAAAGAAGCTTTTAAAAATATTCAATCAGAAGTACATATAATAACTCCTCAATTTGAAAATATATTAAATTCTCTTAGTGATAGGCTTTCAGAGCAAGATTTAATTCTTAATAAGGTTCAAGAGGTAGCTATGATATCTGAACAAATTGCAGCTTCAAGTGAAGAAATTTCAGCTTCAGCGGAAGAAAATACTGAAACTATGGAAGAGTTAGCAAATTTAGTAGATAAAGTCGATGATATGACCAAAAGACTAAATAAGAGTTTAGGTAAGTTTAAAGTCTAA
- a CDS encoding methyl-accepting chemotaxis protein: MRKLSHRIITMTAIICLVLATSLTTISIYNNVENNNNYIEQLDNNLREAFDREAKWQVENVVTMLNELYNKSQKGEISFEEAKKLGADLVREMRYGEEGYFWVDTPDGTNIVLLGNETEGTNRYNSKDANGKLLIQEIIKNGMQEGGGYTDYYFPKSGGSEPLPKRSYSIHFKPFDWVIGTGNYIDDIDAAIGVQKEIIHKELMSTIILSITISIIAFIISILIAIIISFKISKPLISLAALFKKASEGDLTVRSMHQSKDEIGQLSNSFNNMMENTMSVIWVTKDLSTKVSEASNNIMNSSNEVSHASEQISMAVGQLAEGTTEQATSSEEANTQLSEILDGLNKINNDMENSNSLTKKALTTVHKGEKIVQTHEDKTRITKEMSDNVREAMTALSEKSTTIGQIVEVINSISEQTNLLALNAAIEAARAGEAGKGFSVVAEEIRKLAEQSSTSAKEIGKIINEVKESVDNSVNEINNTTKAIYEQEQALQDTINAFNEISQSVDLVTENIKAVAEASKSLSIRAEEVAEATTNIVSITEETAASTEEVSASTEEQTIVTKNIAEEAKILSKLANKLKADISHFIVDNK; this comes from the coding sequence ATGAGAAAATTAAGTCACCGAATTATAACTATGACAGCAATTATATGTTTAGTTTTAGCTACTAGTCTGACTACAATATCAATATATAACAATGTAGAAAATAATAATAATTACATTGAGCAGCTTGATAATAATTTAAGGGAGGCTTTCGACAGGGAAGCAAAATGGCAGGTGGAAAACGTTGTAACCATGCTTAATGAACTATATAATAAAAGTCAAAAAGGTGAAATATCCTTTGAAGAAGCTAAAAAATTAGGGGCTGATTTAGTAAGAGAAATGAGATATGGTGAAGAAGGATATTTTTGGGTAGATACACCTGATGGGACTAATATTGTTCTGCTTGGTAATGAAACTGAAGGTACTAATAGGTATAACTCTAAAGATGCAAATGGAAAACTGCTTATACAAGAAATAATAAAAAACGGTATGCAAGAAGGTGGCGGCTATACTGATTATTATTTCCCTAAAAGCGGAGGTTCTGAACCGTTACCAAAAAGAAGTTATAGCATACATTTCAAACCTTTTGATTGGGTAATTGGTACTGGTAATTATATAGATGATATAGATGCAGCAATTGGAGTTCAAAAAGAAATTATACATAAAGAGTTAATGTCTACTATTATTCTATCAATTACTATATCAATAATAGCATTTATTATATCAATATTAATAGCAATTATAATTAGTTTTAAAATAAGTAAGCCTTTAATTTCTCTTGCAGCTTTATTCAAAAAAGCTTCTGAGGGAGACTTAACGGTAAGAAGCATGCATCAAAGCAAAGATGAAATTGGACAACTATCTAATAGCTTCAATAATATGATGGAAAATACTATGTCTGTTATATGGGTCACTAAAGATCTTAGTACAAAAGTTTCTGAAGCCTCTAATAACATAATGAATTCATCAAATGAAGTAAGTCATGCTTCAGAGCAAATTTCAATGGCCGTAGGACAATTGGCTGAAGGAACAACAGAACAAGCAACTTCTTCTGAAGAAGCAAATACTCAACTTAGTGAGATACTAGATGGTCTTAATAAAATCAATAATGATATGGAGAATTCAAATTCTTTAACCAAAAAGGCTTTAACAACTGTTCATAAAGGTGAAAAAATAGTACAAACTCATGAAGATAAAACAAGGATAACTAAGGAAATGTCTGATAATGTACGCGAAGCCATGACTGCTTTATCTGAAAAATCTACAACCATAGGGCAAATTGTAGAGGTAATTAATAGTATTTCTGAGCAAACAAATTTATTAGCTTTGAATGCAGCAATAGAAGCAGCTAGAGCCGGCGAAGCTGGTAAAGGCTTCTCAGTAGTTGCTGAAGAAATTAGAAAACTTGCAGAACAATCTAGTACTTCTGCTAAAGAAATCGGCAAAATTATAAATGAAGTTAAAGAAAGTGTAGACAATTCTGTAAATGAAATAAATAATACTACTAAAGCAATATATGAACAAGAACAAGCCTTACAAGATACTATTAATGCTTTTAATGAAATTTCTCAATCTGTTGATCTAGTTACAGAAAATATAAAAGCAGTTGCAGAAGCTTCTAAATCTCTAAGTATAAGAGCCGAAGAGGTTGCTGAGGCAACAACTAATATTGTTAGCATAACAGAAGAAACCGCAGCTAGCACCGAAGAAGTATCTGCTTCTACTGAAGAGCAAACTATAGTTACAAAAAATATCGCTGAAGAAGCTAAGATATTGTCAAAACTTGCAAATAAGCTTAAAGCAGATATAAGTCATTTTATTGTAGACAATAAATAG
- a CDS encoding ABC-F family ATP-binding cassette domain-containing protein, which yields MNLITLENISKTYSEKILLNNVNLSISDGDKIGLIGLNGTGKSTLLKILAGREEFFDGNITKGKNIRIEYLAQNTEYNENSTILDQIFRGDSKEMRLLMEYEDMLEKVKYDSSLSDRLIELQSQIDTLNLWDLESDAKTILTKLGIKDFNKKMGELSGGQRKRVFLASSLIAPCELLVLDEPTNHLDSDSIEWLEEYLNNRKGSLIMITHDRYFLDRVTNRIIELDRGNLYSYSGNYSKYLEKKSERLQIEAAREEKRQKLILKELKWVRRGAKARTTKQKARLQRFDELVNQEYNEINTEIDIPFIGKRLGKKIIEINNISKKFADKTIIKGFSYIFTKDDRVGIIGPNGAGKTTLVNLITNKIKIDSGTIEIGETVQIGLFSQDDSEMNLNMRAIDYIKEVAEYIPTEKGEYITASQLAERFLFDGTMQYTPIGKLSGGERRRLHLLRVLMASPNVLILDEPTNDLDIETLKILEDFLDEYLGVIIIVSHDRYFLDRLCNKIFAYEGGGYIREYVGNYSDYLGVKERLLAEKEESDKVVKKEKNKKNNINNKKNSKPKFTFKEQKEFETIYSDIQALESSIEELDKKMNENSSNYGLLNELLSEKEEIEEQLLYKYERLEYLEALNRQIEEYKNRQE from the coding sequence ATGAATTTAATTACGTTAGAAAATATAAGTAAAACATATAGTGAAAAAATACTATTAAATAATGTAAATCTAAGTATAAGTGATGGAGATAAAATAGGCTTAATAGGGTTAAATGGAACTGGAAAATCTACTTTATTAAAAATACTTGCAGGTAGAGAAGAGTTTTTTGATGGAAATATAACTAAGGGAAAAAATATAAGAATAGAATATTTAGCTCAAAATACAGAATACAATGAAAATTCTACCATTTTAGATCAAATATTTAGAGGGGATTCAAAGGAAATGAGACTCCTTATGGAATATGAAGATATGTTAGAAAAAGTTAAATATGATTCAAGTCTTAGTGATAGATTAATAGAATTGCAAAGTCAAATAGATACACTGAATCTTTGGGACTTAGAAAGTGATGCAAAAACAATATTAACTAAATTAGGTATAAAGGATTTTAATAAAAAGATGGGAGAGCTATCAGGGGGGCAAAGAAAGAGAGTATTTTTAGCTTCTTCACTAATTGCTCCTTGTGAATTGCTTGTACTAGATGAGCCTACTAACCATTTAGATTCGGATTCTATTGAATGGCTTGAGGAATATTTAAATAATAGAAAAGGATCATTAATTATGATTACCCATGATAGATATTTTTTAGATAGGGTAACAAACAGAATTATAGAATTAGATAGGGGTAATTTATACTCATACAGTGGAAATTATAGTAAATATCTAGAAAAGAAATCAGAAAGATTACAGATTGAAGCTGCTAGGGAAGAGAAGAGGCAAAAACTAATTTTAAAAGAATTAAAGTGGGTAAGAAGAGGTGCTAAAGCAAGAACTACTAAACAAAAGGCTAGACTTCAGAGGTTTGATGAACTAGTAAATCAAGAATATAACGAAATAAATACAGAAATAGATATACCTTTCATTGGGAAAAGACTTGGAAAGAAAATAATTGAGATAAATAATATTTCTAAAAAATTTGCAGATAAAACTATAATAAAGGGTTTTAGCTATATATTTACTAAAGATGATAGAGTAGGGATTATAGGACCTAATGGAGCTGGTAAAACTACATTAGTAAACTTAATTACCAATAAAATAAAAATTGATAGTGGAACTATTGAAATTGGAGAAACAGTTCAAATAGGTCTATTTAGTCAAGATGATAGTGAAATGAATCTAAACATGAGAGCTATTGACTATATAAAAGAAGTAGCTGAATATATTCCTACAGAAAAAGGAGAATACATAACAGCCTCCCAATTGGCTGAAAGATTTTTATTTGACGGAACTATGCAATATACACCTATAGGAAAATTATCCGGTGGGGAGAGGAGAAGGCTGCATTTACTAAGGGTATTAATGGCTTCTCCGAATGTATTAATTCTTGATGAGCCTACAAATGATTTAGATATTGAAACATTAAAAATTCTAGAAGACTTCTTAGATGAATATTTAGGTGTTATTATTATAGTATCCCATGACAGATATTTCTTAGATAGGTTATGCAATAAGATTTTTGCTTATGAAGGTGGAGGTTATATAAGAGAATACGTAGGAAATTATAGTGATTATTTAGGTGTTAAGGAAAGATTGTTAGCTGAAAAAGAAGAAAGTGATAAAGTAGTAAAGAAAGAAAAAAATAAAAAGAATAATATTAATAATAAGAAAAATTCAAAGCCTAAATTTACTTTTAAAGAACAAAAGGAATTTGAGACTATCTATTCGGATATACAAGCTTTAGAAAGTAGTATAGAAGAATTAGATAAAAAGATGAATGAAAATTCCAGTAATTATGGATTATTAAATGAATTGCTTTCGGAAAAAGAAGAAATTGAGGAACAACTTTTATATAAGTATGAAAGACTTGAATATTTAGAAGCTTTAAATAGGCAGATAGAAGAATATAAAAATAGACAAGAATAA
- a CDS encoding DUF2828 family protein, giving the protein MENLLSKFRNEMIKLSEIDMEEDSCYKDNPIYDFIDNVSSIREEEESSIIARFIKCINYNHKDALKLLIFIRDKYNGLGEKRIFKILLRYLANTNPDFIIENLSLIPKYGRYDDLYALFNTSLQKDVIELFSEQISLDVKAEKPSNLGKWLKSENASSEETKKLALETRLGLGYSSKEYRKLLSFLRERIGVFEKNLSLKRYNNLNYQNLSSRKIIKYKSLFLKEDPIYFKEYLDSGNFEVKDLLPIIIELSNRERISKKEIDLNIKLVNKYLESIKNYSKKETLVVNGINEGNKFKKHFNIFIMMTLLYKNLNSSRFKNYFIYFREYPKFKKIIGGDFLEDIEIIKSCNNSKEGKIYEALDLLLFTILRKNINVDDIPDTILYINNSYEKLNHNSLEQKAKKINEYLEKTWNNVSKKPSIRIMNLNNEKFKLVKEGNVTFINGFKSKYLKNIIEDIEIDEIEEIREKFNKITYEIEFV; this is encoded by the coding sequence ATGGAGAATTTATTAAGTAAATTTAGAAATGAAATGATAAAGTTATCAGAAATAGACATGGAAGAGGATTCTTGCTACAAGGACAATCCTATATACGATTTTATTGATAATGTAAGTTCCATAAGAGAAGAAGAGGAAAGTAGTATTATTGCGAGATTTATAAAATGCATAAACTATAATCATAAAGATGCTCTAAAACTTTTAATATTTATTCGTGATAAATATAATGGTCTTGGTGAAAAAAGGATTTTTAAAATTCTACTAAGATATTTAGCTAATACTAACCCGGATTTTATAATAGAAAATTTATCTTTAATTCCTAAGTACGGAAGATACGATGATTTATATGCTTTGTTTAATACTTCTTTACAAAAGGACGTAATTGAATTATTTAGTGAACAGATTTCTTTAGATGTAAAGGCTGAAAAACCATCAAATTTAGGAAAATGGTTGAAATCAGAAAATGCATCATCAGAGGAAACAAAAAAATTAGCTTTAGAAACAAGATTAGGTCTTGGCTATTCAAGTAAGGAATATAGAAAGCTTTTATCATTTCTAAGAGAAAGAATAGGAGTATTTGAAAAAAATTTAAGTTTAAAAAGATATAATAATTTAAATTATCAAAATCTTAGTTCAAGAAAAATAATAAAATATAAAAGTCTATTTTTAAAAGAAGATCCTATATATTTTAAAGAGTATCTAGATAGTGGTAATTTTGAAGTAAAAGATTTACTCCCTATAATTATAGAGTTATCGAATAGGGAAAGAATTTCGAAGAAAGAAATAGATTTAAATATAAAGCTAGTTAATAAATATTTAGAAAGTATAAAAAACTATTCAAAGAAAGAAACGTTGGTTGTAAATGGCATTAACGAAGGAAATAAATTTAAAAAGCATTTTAATATTTTTATAATGATGACCCTTTTATATAAAAATTTGAATTCAAGCAGATTTAAAAACTATTTTATCTACTTTAGAGAATATCCTAAATTTAAAAAAATAATTGGAGGGGATTTCTTAGAAGATATAGAAATAATAAAATCCTGCAATAATAGCAAAGAAGGAAAAATATATGAAGCTTTAGATTTATTATTATTTACAATATTAAGAAAGAATATAAACGTAGATGATATTCCTGATACAATTTTGTATATAAATAACTCTTATGAAAAATTAAATCATAATTCCTTGGAGCAAAAGGCTAAAAAAATTAATGAATACCTTGAGAAGACTTGGAATAATGTTAGTAAAAAACCAAGTATAAGGATAATGAATTTAAATAATGAAAAATTTAAACTTGTAAAGGAAGGCAATGTTACCTTTATTAATGGTTTTAAGAGCAAGTATTTAAAAAATATAATAGAAGATATAGAAATTGACGAAATAGAAGAGATAAGAGAAAAATTTAATAAAATAACTTATGAAATAGAATTTG
- a CDS encoding alpha/beta hydrolase, with translation MKYIKKCIKLHILTILLTTLIILVYLKGAILITLDIIYQTKVSNKSIATIYELNDYYPSTNMDINKLKYKESNSDNVYIDIYKSKKQNSPSPVVIYVHGGSWIFGNNGIPIGMEPVIEAFNKKGFTIISLSYELLREDIPISKPISDVKDAIRWVYKNKEEYNFDTDEIGLIGVSSGAHLSLLAAYSDDKEFIDDRRLAEYPSKVKYVIDVFGPTELSTLDFSIIDEDIRDDITALKNIDIIKNIYSPIYYVDENSPSTLIIHSKEDEIVPYENALSLYQRLKNKNIDTKLLTLKSGSHNFEGYEPKEVFYLIYEIFKFLTYNTRL, from the coding sequence TTGAAATATATAAAAAAATGTATCAAATTACACATCCTAACTATACTATTAACTACATTAATAATTTTAGTCTATTTAAAAGGAGCAATTTTAATTACTTTAGATATTATTTACCAGACCAAAGTTTCTAATAAAAGTATTGCAACAATTTACGAATTAAATGATTATTATCCTTCAACTAATATGGATATAAATAAATTAAAATACAAGGAAAGTAATTCTGATAATGTTTATATAGATATCTATAAATCAAAGAAACAAAACTCTCCTTCCCCTGTAGTTATATATGTTCATGGTGGAAGTTGGATCTTTGGTAATAATGGTATCCCCATAGGAATGGAGCCTGTAATAGAAGCTTTTAATAAAAAAGGCTTTACAATAATCAGTCTTTCATATGAATTATTAAGAGAAGATATACCTATCTCTAAACCAATATCTGATGTAAAAGATGCTATAAGGTGGGTATATAAGAATAAAGAAGAATACAATTTTGATACAGATGAGATCGGACTTATTGGTGTATCCTCTGGAGCACATTTATCACTTTTAGCTGCTTATTCAGATGATAAAGAATTTATAGACGATAGAAGACTTGCCGAATATCCTTCTAAGGTTAAATATGTAATAGATGTTTTTGGTCCTACTGAATTATCAACTTTAGATTTCTCAATTATAGATGAAGATATTAGAGACGATATAACGGCCTTAAAAAACATAGATATTATAAAAAATATTTATAGTCCAATATACTATGTTGATGAAAATTCCCCAAGCACTTTAATAATACATAGTAAAGAGGATGAAATAGTACCATATGAAAATGCTTTATCTTTATATCAGCGTTTAAAAAATAAAAATATTGATACAAAATTACTAACTTTGAAATCAGGAAGTCATAATTTTGAAGGTTATGAGCCTAAGGAAGTTTTTTATTTAATTTATGAAATATTTAAATTTTTAACATATAACACAAGACTGTAA
- a CDS encoding Lrp/AsnC family transcriptional regulator, translated as MEEILEILEKNCRYSNEEIAQMTGKTVEEVEKAIQYFKENNIIAGYTALINWENTGKETVTALIEVKITPQRGVGFDKVAERIYKFKQVKACYLMSSGGFDLTVIVEGKTMKEVALFVSEKLAVQEFVTGTATHFVLKKYKDNGTIFKENKKEDREVLFI; from the coding sequence ATGGAAGAAATATTAGAAATCTTAGAAAAAAACTGTAGGTATAGTAATGAAGAAATAGCACAAATGACTGGAAAAACTGTTGAAGAAGTTGAGAAAGCAATACAATACTTCAAAGAAAATAATATAATTGCTGGTTATACAGCTTTAATAAATTGGGAAAATACAGGAAAGGAAACTGTAACAGCATTAATAGAAGTAAAAATTACACCTCAAAGAGGAGTAGGCTTTGATAAGGTGGCTGAAAGAATATATAAATTTAAGCAGGTAAAAGCTTGTTACTTAATGTCTTCTGGCGGTTTTGATTTAACCGTTATTGTTGAAGGTAAAACAATGAAGGAAGTTGCATTATTTGTATCTGAAAAACTAGCTGTTCAAGAATTTGTAACAGGTACTGCAACTCATTTTGTATTAAAGAAATATAAAGATAATGGAACAATATTTAAAGAAAATAAAAAAGAAGATAGGGAGGTATTATTTATATGA